A portion of the Clupea harengus chromosome 18, Ch_v2.0.2, whole genome shotgun sequence genome contains these proteins:
- the LOC105893934 gene encoding F-box only protein 24 — protein sequence MTVFKYTQALYMQRLGSGGSGRPSFNSGRGGGQLVCPAVIPPQALGFRRTQPTRDHLLLWDYQGTLFMLRNGVMSSLHGQLTWRRAARPSILCRHAKDFAVDPRSDISHRMYVYVLVSRLDAPLAPNAAGTSGSTLSPQRCDCVEVYQQDNGLRVFRMTFHASLTFTQIRLTGTEFNRSLLLLTNTGKVYVLYVNEAHLNTPRSYTVQLSLKKISSLMPTMSIRKLHTGFNSALYLTTEGTVYIEVHSAGVYRQLFGSNVGFDPQDIHVPMPLSIPNKVVKCSMSLTHLGLVDDCGQLYMQGCNRYGQLGTGDKIDRGEPTKVALSSALVDVWCGLNHSLALLQGGSGSREVHGCGCGAGGRLPGRPAGSAVFVKLSVQAPRCTRSICASKDCLYLLCSFDIEEPPVTYPMPVEAKDKQERDVHKERERLSTHLTLMKDCDSMQEQLDMLRGTIQTHMTLSSTHRDFLDQALTTIQHSSSSPMDS from the exons ATGACCGTCTTCAAAT ACACCCAGGCCCTGTATATGCAGCGCCTGGGCAGTGGTGGAAGTGGACGCCCGAGCTTCAACTCGGGTCGAGGCGGGGGTCAGTTGGTGTGCCCTGCTGTCATCCCTCCCCAGGCCTTGGGCTTCCGTCGCACCCAGCCCACCCGGGACCACCTGCTCCTGTGGGACTACCAGGGCACCCTCTTCATGCTGCGCAACGGTGTGATGTCATCGCTGCACGGTCAGCTGACCTGGAGACGCGCAGCGCGCCCCTCCATTCTGTGCCGTCATGCCAAAGAt TTTGCTGTGGACCCCCGCAGTGACATCTCTCACCGCATGTACGTGTACGTCCTCGTGAGCCGCTTGGATGCCCCCCTCGCTCCTAACGCAGCTGGAACTTCAGGCTCAACTCTGTCACCTCAGAGGTGCGACTGTGTGGAGGTCTACCAGCAGGACAATGGCCTCAGGGTCTTCCGCATGACCTTCCACGCCTCGCTGACCTTCACCCAGATCCGCCTCACCGGGACAGAGTTCAACCGGAGCCTGCTGTTGCTCACAA aCACAGGGAAGgtgtatgtgctgtatgtgaaCGAGGCCCATCTGAACACCCCTCGCTCCTACACCGTGCAGCTGTCACTCAAGAAGATCAGCAGTTTGATGCCAACCATGTCAATCAGAAAGTTGCACACAGGCTTCAACAGTGCTCTGTACCTCACAA CTGAGGGTACAGTTTACATCGAGGTGCATTCAGCTGGAGTCTACCGCCAACTGTTTGGGTCCAATGTTGGCTTTGATCCCCAAGACATCCACGTCCCTatgcctctctccatccccaatAAG GTGGTTAAGTGCTCTATGAGTCTGACGCATCTGGGCCTGGTGGATGACTGTGGCCAGCTCTACATGCAAGGCTGCAACCGCTATGGGCAGCTTGGAACAGGAGACAAGATTGACCGAGGGGAGCCCACTAAG GTGGCGCTGTCTTCAGCCCTGGTGGATGTGTGGTGTGGACTGAACCACTCACTCGCCCTGCTCCAGGGGGGCTCCGGCAGCAGGGAAGTCCACGGCTGTGGATGTGGTGCCGGAGGTCGTCTACCTGGACGTCCTGCTGGCAGTGCTGTCTTTGTCAAACTTAGCGTGCAG GCGCCTCGCTGCACACGGTCCATCTGCGCCTCCAAGGATTGCCTGTACCTCCTCTGCAGCTTTGACATCGAGGAGCCCCCCGTCACCTACCCCATGCCGGTTGAGGCGAAGGACAAGCAGGAGAGGGACGTGCACAAGGAGAGGGAGCGCCTGAGTACGCACCTGACTCTGATGAAGGACTGCGACAGCATGCAGGAGCAGCTGGACATGCTGCGGGGCACCATCCAGACCCACATGACCCTCAGCTCCACCCACAGGGACTTCCTGGACCAGGCCCTTACCACAATCCAGCACTCATCCTCCTCCCCGATGGACTCCTAG